Proteins encoded by one window of Limnothrix sp. FACHB-406:
- a CDS encoding AAA family ATPase, with protein MSYFVSPRFTEKVAVHVVKNFLNLPRVPVPLILGIHGKKGEGKTFQCNLVFEQMGIDAVHISGGELESPDAGDPARLLRLRYREASDMVKVRGRMCVLLINDIDAGAGRFDRLTQYTVNTQLVNATLMNIADNPTNVQLPGSYDSEPVRRIPIIVTGNDFGTLYAPLIRDGRMDKFYWEPTAAERLEVVRGMFEGLGLADRAVAELVETFPNQSVDFFGAMKSRVYDDLVRQFIQDTGLAQVSNRLLKSKEALPQFAEPQPTLEQLKTIGAALVKEQDRIRELHLVAAYNPHGEANAASETVSQNGQGETNGLQGRSRPYSATAQPEPIAAEPAVATHTQTQPIAPEAKPSGVPRPKLEPELPPLSGNPDLEAKLEYRSSQRPKLVQPLGPTIRSQLVPIVNNGYRLGIEVADKRHYNANSWQCYGTAEPHQETEAIGKLETCLAENLDCYVRLVAIDPDRKQRIREVIVQRPQ; from the coding sequence ATGTCCTACTTCGTTTCGCCCCGCTTCACCGAGAAAGTCGCCGTCCATGTGGTCAAGAACTTCTTGAACTTGCCCCGTGTGCCCGTGCCGCTGATTTTGGGCATTCATGGCAAAAAAGGCGAGGGCAAAACCTTCCAGTGCAACCTAGTCTTTGAGCAAATGGGCATCGACGCGGTGCATATTTCCGGCGGCGAATTGGAAAGCCCCGACGCGGGCGACCCGGCGCGGTTGCTGCGGTTGCGCTACCGGGAAGCCTCGGACATGGTGAAGGTGCGCGGGCGGATGTGCGTGCTGCTGATCAACGATATTGATGCGGGGGCGGGCCGGTTCGATCGCCTGACCCAATACACGGTGAACACCCAATTGGTGAACGCCACCCTGATGAACATTGCCGACAACCCCACCAACGTGCAGTTGCCCGGCAGCTACGACAGCGAGCCGGTGCGCCGGATTCCGATCATCGTCACGGGCAATGACTTTGGCACGCTCTACGCGCCCCTGATCCGCGACGGGCGGATGGACAAGTTCTATTGGGAACCGACGGCGGCGGAACGGCTGGAGGTGGTGCGCGGCATGTTTGAGGGTCTGGGTTTGGCCGATCGCGCCGTGGCCGAACTGGTGGAAACCTTCCCCAACCAATCCGTGGACTTCTTTGGGGCCATGAAATCGCGGGTCTATGACGACCTGGTGCGGCAGTTCATCCAAGACACGGGCTTGGCGCAGGTGTCGAATCGGCTGCTGAAATCCAAGGAAGCGCTGCCCCAGTTTGCAGAACCGCAACCGACCCTGGAGCAACTGAAGACGATCGGGGCGGCCCTGGTGAAGGAGCAAGATCGAATTCGGGAGCTGCACTTGGTGGCGGCCTACAATCCCCACGGCGAGGCCAATGCCGCCAGCGAAACGGTGAGCCAAAACGGCCAAGGCGAAACCAACGGGCTACAGGGTCGATCGCGCCCCTACAGCGCCACTGCCCAACCGGAGCCGATCGCCGCCGAGCCGGCCGTGGCCACCCACACCCAAACCCAACCGATCGCCCCGGAAGCCAAACCCAGCGGCGTGCCCCGGCCCAAGCTAGAACCGGAGTTGCCGCCCTTGAGTGGCAATCCCGATTTGGAAGCGAAGTTGGAATATCGCAGCAGCCAGCGGCCGAAGTTGGTGCAGCCCTTGGGCCCGACGATTCGATCGCAGCTTGTGCCGATCGTCAACAACGGCTACCGGCTGGGAATCGAGGTGGCCGACAAGCGCCACTACAACGCGAATTCCTGGCAATGCTACGGAACGGCGGAACCGCACCAGGAAACCGAGGCGATCGGGAAGTTGGAAACCTGCCTGGCGGAAAACCTGGATTGTTATGTGCGATTGGTGGCGATCGACCCCGATCGTAAGCAACGGATCCGCGAAGTGATCGTCCAGCGCCCGCAATAG
- a CDS encoding NAD(P)-dependent oxidoreductase: MAEIAFLGLGVMGSAMAANLARSGATVRGWNRTPDRPTVAQAAAAGVTIAPDLAAAVAEADLVFSCLGDVPDVQQVLLGASGAATAARTGALFVDFTTIGSVAAIELGTALRSLGFGFLDAPVSGGDVGAQRGTLTIMVGGELADFERSRPWLAPMGQTIRHCGPIGSGQAVKLCNQVLAAGHMLALCEALQLAAAQDLDPQLVIEVCSTGAAGSWALANLGPKILAEDLAPGFAIAHMQKDLRLVAEAAGHCALPVTELANQIFQQVSALDDGQGAQQGTQAAIRAYKTTIPK, from the coding sequence ATGGCCGAAATTGCATTTTTGGGATTGGGCGTGATGGGCAGCGCCATGGCTGCCAACTTGGCCCGGAGTGGAGCAACGGTGCGGGGCTGGAATCGCACGCCCGATCGCCCGACGGTGGCCCAAGCGGCGGCGGCGGGCGTGACGATCGCTCCCGACTTGGCCGCAGCGGTGGCCGAGGCGGATTTGGTCTTTTCCTGTTTGGGCGATGTGCCCGATGTGCAGCAGGTGTTGTTGGGAGCGAGCGGCGCGGCAACGGCGGCGCGAACCGGGGCGCTGTTTGTGGATTTCACCACGATCGGGAGTGTGGCCGCAATCGAGCTGGGAACAGCCTTGCGATCGCTGGGGTTTGGGTTTTTGGATGCGCCGGTTTCCGGGGGAGACGTGGGGGCCCAGCGGGGAACCTTGACGATCATGGTGGGGGGTGAGCTGGCGGATTTTGAGCGATCGCGCCCTTGGTTGGCTCCCATGGGCCAAACCATTCGCCACTGCGGCCCGATCGGCAGCGGCCAAGCGGTGAAGCTCTGCAACCAGGTGTTGGCCGCTGGTCACATGCTGGCCCTGTGCGAGGCCCTGCAATTGGCCGCTGCCCAGGATTTGGATCCGCAGTTGGTGATTGAGGTTTGCAGCACCGGAGCGGCCGGATCTTGGGCCTTGGCGAATTTGGGGCCGAAAATTTTGGCGGAGGATTTGGCCCCGGGCTTTGCGATCGCCCACATGCAAAAGGATTTGCGTTTGGTGGCGGAAGCTGCCGGTCACTGTGCTTTGCCGGTGACAGAACTGGCAAATCAGATTTTTCAGCAGGTTAGCGCCCTTGACGACGGCCAAGGCGCACAACAAGGCACACAAGCAGCGATTCGCGCCTATAAGACAACGATCCCGAAATAA
- a CDS encoding hybrid sensor histidine kinase/response regulator has product MLDPAIREEAYGYFLSESQDLLRSIETDLLQLRDDPSKQRIHALMRATHTLKGASANVGLETISTIAHHMEDVFRALFDPEAEVEVELEGLLFQLYECLRLALTTQWEQGREADQEVLDQAIDAFARIQTLLGDCFEREQKLPTSAELGFDLVQSIFETGVKERIDQLATLVAAGDGPAALETVATQSEVFTGLGESLGLPGFQAIAEAALQAVAHQGDRPLVVAQAVLSNWQAAQEAVLAGDRTQGGEVSAELAALAGQEPEPGDLGDLTEGTLDLSMDLSDEMPAGWLDLTEGTLDLTTDSPPAPTPAPPIAGGSPAVAAPAPAPVAAPVPAPPNSPPAPLVTAETAPRGTPEPARSAEPQRVDSKPLTPTPLIRVEIDRLQSLQHLVGELLINENRQSLQDEQLRSALERFRQGLRQHRRLLAEARDRLEKRPTDRRSLNGSPAATSANDLILQQSIDAALDSAERLDSTAEVVERYAQQTATTLDKQRRLLGQVRDSLMDTRMQPAAAVFDRFGPLVRQLCARYGKTVHLRVVGERVAIDKVAIEQLYDPLLHLVRNAFDHGIEAVEERRDRGKPAEGTIELRAQQQGNHVLIWVADDGKGIDPQRLRQKAIERGWLTPDRAQTASDQALLDLLFEPGFSTADKVTDLSGRGVGLDVVRSQMRSLKGSVTIQSSPGRGTAFILRVPLSLMTARLLVCQADRAAYALPSESVRQILIPQPEQTQMLGGQRILRWRASSEDPEITIPIRKLAELMRYSSLAPGLLRSDMGAITPFLSNRLAPLLLMDAGDTPVAIEVDGVVGEQELVLRQLSEALPAPRYIYGCTILGDGRMVLAIDGNELLTQVEAVPIVAAAPPELPQPAAPPAIAPELPAELPNAPIAPHSPTTAQGSKTLLVVEDSDTERRLLTLTLERQGYRVVQAVDGLEALTQLRQRSDIDLVISDIEMPRMTGLEFLNARRQHPNAAQVPVILLTSCSGTQYKQVALSLGAADYMLKPHVTPELVASIERLTGDRAAAVV; this is encoded by the coding sequence ATGCTCGATCCCGCCATCCGCGAGGAAGCCTACGGATACTTCCTCAGTGAGTCCCAAGACCTGCTGCGATCGATCGAGACGGATTTGTTGCAACTGCGCGACGATCCCTCGAAACAGCGGATCCATGCCCTGATGCGTGCCACCCACACCCTGAAGGGGGCTTCCGCCAATGTGGGGTTGGAAACCATCTCCACGATCGCCCACCACATGGAGGACGTGTTTCGGGCCCTGTTTGACCCGGAAGCGGAAGTGGAGGTGGAACTGGAGGGGCTGTTGTTTCAGCTCTATGAATGTTTGCGCTTGGCCCTGACCACCCAATGGGAACAGGGACGGGAGGCCGATCAAGAGGTGTTGGATCAGGCGATCGATGCCTTTGCCCGGATCCAAACCCTGTTGGGAGACTGCTTTGAGCGCGAACAAAAGTTGCCCACCTCTGCTGAACTGGGGTTTGACCTGGTGCAGTCGATTTTTGAAACGGGGGTGAAGGAGCGGATCGATCAGTTGGCGACGCTGGTGGCGGCGGGGGATGGGCCGGCGGCCTTGGAAACGGTGGCCACCCAATCGGAGGTGTTTACGGGCTTAGGGGAATCCTTGGGGCTGCCGGGGTTCCAGGCGATCGCGGAGGCGGCACTCCAGGCCGTGGCTCACCAGGGCGATCGGCCCTTGGTGGTGGCCCAGGCGGTGTTAAGCAATTGGCAAGCGGCCCAAGAGGCGGTTTTGGCGGGCGATCGCACCCAAGGCGGTGAAGTGTCGGCGGAATTGGCGGCCCTGGCGGGTCAGGAGCCGGAACCGGGAGACCTGGGCGATTTGACCGAGGGCACGTTGGATCTCAGCATGGATCTCAGTGATGAGATGCCGGCCGGGTGGTTGGACTTGACCGAGGGCACGTTGGATCTGACCACGGATTCCCCGCCAGCTCCCACACCTGCCCCCCCGATTGCTGGGGGATCGCCTGCGGTTGCCGCACCTGCTCCAGCGCCCGTTGCCGCACCGGTTCCGGCCCCGCCCAATTCCCCGCCTGCCCCTTTGGTGACGGCGGAAACGGCCCCCCGTGGAACTCCGGAACCGGCCCGATCGGCGGAACCGCAACGGGTGGACAGCAAACCGCTCACCCCAACTCCCCTGATTCGGGTGGAGATCGATCGGCTGCAATCCCTGCAACACCTGGTGGGGGAGCTGTTGATTAATGAAAATCGTCAAAGTTTGCAGGATGAACAGTTGCGATCGGCCCTGGAACGGTTTCGCCAAGGTCTGCGCCAACACCGTCGCCTGCTGGCGGAAGCACGCGATCGACTGGAAAAGCGTCCCACCGATCGCCGATCGCTCAATGGTTCTCCCGCCGCCACCAGTGCCAACGATCTGATTTTGCAACAGTCGATCGATGCGGCCCTCGACAGCGCCGAGCGGCTAGATTCCACGGCGGAAGTGGTGGAACGCTATGCCCAACAAACGGCCACCACCCTCGACAAACAACGCCGATTATTGGGCCAGGTGCGCGACAGTTTGATGGATACCCGAATGCAACCGGCGGCGGCCGTGTTCGATCGCTTCGGGCCCCTGGTGCGGCAACTGTGCGCCCGCTATGGCAAAACGGTGCATTTGCGAGTGGTGGGGGAGCGGGTTGCCATTGACAAGGTGGCGATCGAGCAGCTTTATGATCCCCTGCTGCACCTGGTGCGAAACGCCTTTGACCATGGCATTGAAGCGGTGGAAGAACGGCGCGATCGGGGCAAACCCGCCGAAGGGACGATCGAGCTGCGGGCCCAACAACAGGGCAACCATGTGTTGATTTGGGTGGCCGACGATGGCAAAGGCATCGACCCCCAACGGCTGCGACAGAAGGCGATCGAACGCGGTTGGCTCACGCCCGATCGGGCCCAAACCGCCTCAGACCAAGCCCTCTTGGATTTGCTATTTGAGCCGGGCTTTTCCACCGCCGATAAAGTCACCGATTTGTCTGGGCGCGGCGTGGGGTTGGATGTGGTGCGATCGCAAATGCGATCCCTCAAAGGCTCCGTCACCATCCAATCGAGTCCCGGGCGTGGCACGGCCTTCATTCTGCGCGTGCCCCTGAGTTTGATGACCGCTCGCCTGTTGGTTTGCCAGGCCGATCGCGCGGCCTACGCCCTGCCCTCAGAAAGCGTCCGCCAAATTCTGATTCCTCAACCGGAACAAACCCAAATGCTCGGGGGACAGCGAATTTTGCGGTGGCGAGCCAGCAGCGAAGATCCCGAAATCACCATTCCCATTCGCAAACTGGCGGAACTGATGCGCTACAGTTCCTTGGCTCCGGGCCTGTTGCGATCGGACATGGGCGCAATCACGCCATTTTTGAGCAATCGCCTCGCGCCCTTGCTGTTGATGGATGCCGGTGACACCCCCGTGGCGATCGAGGTGGATGGGGTTGTGGGTGAACAGGAACTGGTGTTGCGGCAACTGTCGGAAGCCCTGCCCGCCCCGCGCTACATCTATGGCTGCACCATTTTGGGCGATGGGCGCATGGTCTTGGCGATCGACGGTAACGAACTGTTGACCCAAGTCGAGGCCGTGCCGATCGTTGCTGCCGCGCCTCCGGAGTTGCCCCAGCCCGCCGCTCCGCCAGCGATCGCGCCGGAATTGCCCGCTGAGTTGCCCAATGCCCCGATCGCGCCCCACAGTCCCACCACCGCCCAAGGCAGCAAAACCCTGCTGGTGGTGGAAGATTCCGACACCGAGCGCCGCCTTTTGACCCTGACCCTGGAGCGCCAGGGCTATCGTGTGGTGCAAGCGGTTGATGGGTTGGAAGCCTTGACCCAGCTTCGGCAGCGCTCCGATATTGATCTCGTCATTTCTGATATTGAAATGCCGCGCATGACGGGTTTAGAGTTCTTAAACGCCCGCCGCCAGCATCCCAACGCCGCCCAAGTGCCCGTGATCCTGCTGACTTCCTGTAGCGGCACGCAATATAAACAGGTGGCCCTGAGTTTGGGGGCCGCAGACTATATGCTGAAGCCCCACGTTACCCCGGAGTTGGTGGCCAGCATTGAACGGTTAACGGGCGATCGAGCGGCGGCAGTGGTTTAG
- a CDS encoding GAF domain-containing protein yields MTAYFDASRTVRDDRPARNGTPPVEHSPAPDLRRFQDAVDALKAELERSGRPDRFVMEKMEQIEQFAESIGTALVTTDGEAASGNRLPVDGIDRTIEDSQSLDELLRRLCQELRLQLSADRVAIYRFNFDWTGEFITESMAPGWMALVGNTFRDTYFESTQGNRYNTKDVYQCEDIYRGGLSACHVQLIERFQGRAYMIAPVFQGDRLWGLLAIYQNSGPRPWSPLEAELVKYASDQVSRSIAQLSAIEKLQKQVGRQRAIATIVDKIHQFLDLATIMQTTTDELRILLECDRAAVYRFSDDWSGDFVSESVGRGWKPLLGKTFRDSYFERTKGGRYINGETLTVADIQTQDYDPCHLKLLEQFQCRAYIIAPVIASDKLWGLLAVYQNDRVRSWEPEETDLVTQMGQQMGVAVQQAEYLKQLQDQKLQLERNVQQDRALLTVMNKIRESLDIDSLFATTTQEIRQIFQADRACIFRFDPDWSGEFVAEAVTPGWQRLLDRDGAGLRDGNNRRGGRSLARVEDSYLQDNQGGRYRQGETLLVNDIYQANFSRCYLDLLEQFQAKAYAIAPIFKGNDLWGLLAVYQNSNSRQWEELEGQILSRLGTQLGLALQQAEYVEQLKTQAAQLQKSAERNKAISATIDKIRASLDIRTIFRTTTTELRQILEVDRVGIYQFQPDWSGQFMAESVGPGWLRLLDSPDSDGSVQTEMSDCEAINSLTQARPANAGRVRDTYLQENEGGRYARGESFVVPDIYKAGFTPCYLSVLERFQARAYAITPIFQGDRLWGLLAVYQNSGPRQWETSEVEFVAQVGAQLGIALKQAETLAELQRKSAQVEEAAQRDKAAREALQQKALNLLMAVRPALEGDLTVRAPITEDEVGTIADAYNNTLQSLRQIVVKLQETAAKVSNTSTTSSSAIGELSNQAQQQYRALLEAVQRVQTMAEASTDVTQNAQQVTQAVQRATNTIQEGDAAMNRTVDAILSIRDTVAETGRKIRALSESSQKISKIVSLIGNFTTQTQLLALNAAIEATRAGEYGRGFTVVADEVRSLARQSADATTEIAALVEEIQAETQAVAQAMEAGIQQVVAGTNLVSDTRSNLSEIVDVTAQIGQLVEGINQAAASQTQQAQAVAHTMTEVATIADRTSSSSVALTASFEDLLAMSQELQASVGRFKVN; encoded by the coding sequence ATGACTGCTTACTTTGATGCTTCGCGCACGGTTCGTGACGATCGCCCGGCCCGCAACGGCACTCCCCCCGTTGAACATAGCCCCGCTCCTGATTTGCGCCGTTTCCAAGATGCAGTCGATGCCCTGAAGGCGGAGTTGGAACGATCGGGCCGGCCCGATCGATTCGTGATGGAAAAGATGGAGCAAATTGAGCAGTTTGCGGAGTCGATCGGCACGGCCCTGGTGACCACCGATGGGGAAGCGGCCAGCGGGAACCGCCTACCGGTGGATGGGATCGATCGCACTATCGAAGACAGCCAAAGTTTGGATGAGCTGCTGCGGCGGCTTTGCCAAGAATTGCGGTTGCAACTCTCGGCCGATCGGGTGGCCATTTACCGGTTCAATTTCGACTGGACTGGGGAATTCATCACCGAATCCATGGCCCCCGGTTGGATGGCCCTGGTGGGGAACACCTTCCGCGACACCTACTTTGAAAGCACCCAAGGCAACCGCTACAACACCAAGGATGTCTACCAATGCGAGGACATCTATCGCGGTGGCCTCAGCGCTTGCCATGTGCAGCTCATTGAACGGTTCCAGGGACGAGCCTACATGATTGCGCCGGTTTTCCAGGGCGATCGCCTGTGGGGGTTGCTGGCCATTTATCAAAACAGCGGCCCGCGCCCCTGGAGTCCCCTGGAAGCGGAGCTGGTGAAATATGCCAGCGATCAGGTGAGCCGCAGCATTGCCCAGCTCAGCGCGATCGAGAAACTGCAAAAACAAGTGGGCCGCCAACGGGCGATCGCCACGATCGTGGACAAGATTCACCAATTCCTGGATCTGGCCACGATTATGCAAACCACCACCGACGAACTGCGAATTTTGTTGGAGTGCGATCGCGCCGCCGTCTATCGATTCAGCGACGACTGGAGCGGCGATTTTGTCTCGGAATCCGTGGGTCGGGGCTGGAAACCGCTGTTGGGCAAAACCTTCCGCGACAGCTATTTTGAGCGCACCAAAGGCGGCCGCTACATCAACGGCGAAACCCTGACCGTGGCGGACATCCAAACCCAAGACTACGATCCCTGCCACCTAAAACTGCTGGAACAGTTCCAATGCCGGGCTTACATCATCGCCCCCGTGATTGCCAGCGATAAGCTGTGGGGACTGCTGGCGGTCTATCAAAACGATCGGGTGCGCAGTTGGGAGCCGGAAGAAACCGACCTGGTGACCCAAATGGGCCAGCAAATGGGTGTGGCGGTGCAACAGGCGGAATATCTGAAGCAGCTTCAGGATCAAAAACTACAGCTTGAGCGCAATGTGCAGCAAGACCGCGCCCTGCTGACGGTGATGAACAAAATCCGCGAATCCCTGGACATTGACAGCCTCTTTGCCACCACCACCCAGGAAATTCGCCAAATTTTCCAGGCCGATCGCGCCTGCATCTTCCGGTTCGATCCGGACTGGAGCGGTGAGTTTGTGGCCGAAGCGGTCACCCCCGGTTGGCAACGACTGCTCGATCGCGATGGGGCCGGCCTGCGGGATGGCAACAACCGACGGGGCGGGCGCTCCCTGGCCCGCGTCGAAGACAGCTATTTGCAAGACAACCAGGGCGGTCGCTATCGCCAGGGCGAAACCCTGCTGGTCAACGACATTTACCAAGCCAACTTCAGCCGCTGCTATCTTGACCTGCTGGAGCAATTCCAGGCCAAGGCCTACGCGATCGCCCCGATCTTCAAGGGCAATGACCTTTGGGGCCTGTTGGCGGTTTACCAAAACAGCAACTCCCGCCAGTGGGAAGAACTGGAAGGGCAGATTCTGTCTCGGTTGGGAACCCAACTGGGCTTGGCCCTGCAACAGGCCGAGTATGTGGAACAGCTCAAAACCCAAGCGGCCCAGCTCCAAAAATCTGCTGAACGGAATAAGGCCATTTCCGCGACGATCGACAAAATTCGTGCTTCCCTGGACATCCGCACCATCTTCCGCACCACCACCACGGAATTGCGCCAAATTCTGGAGGTCGATCGGGTCGGAATCTATCAATTCCAGCCTGACTGGAGCGGGCAATTCATGGCGGAATCCGTCGGCCCCGGTTGGTTGCGGCTGTTGGACTCTCCCGACAGCGATGGCAGTGTCCAAACGGAAATGAGCGATTGCGAAGCCATCAACAGCTTGACCCAAGCTCGCCCCGCCAACGCCGGCCGAGTGCGAGACACCTACCTTCAGGAAAACGAAGGGGGCCGCTATGCCCGAGGCGAAAGCTTTGTGGTTCCTGATATCTACAAAGCCGGGTTCACCCCCTGCTATTTGAGTGTGTTGGAACGGTTCCAAGCCCGCGCCTACGCCATTACCCCGATCTTTCAGGGCGATCGACTGTGGGGGCTGCTGGCGGTTTACCAAAACAGCGGCCCGCGTCAGTGGGAAACCTCAGAAGTGGAATTCGTGGCCCAGGTGGGGGCACAGTTGGGCATTGCCTTGAAGCAGGCGGAAACCCTGGCAGAATTGCAGCGGAAATCAGCCCAGGTGGAAGAGGCCGCCCAACGGGACAAGGCCGCCCGCGAAGCCCTGCAACAGAAGGCCCTGAACCTGCTGATGGCGGTGCGGCCCGCCCTGGAAGGGGATCTCACCGTGCGCGCGCCGATTACCGAAGACGAAGTGGGCACGATCGCCGATGCCTACAACAACACCCTGCAAAGCCTGCGACAGATTGTGGTGAAGCTGCAAGAAACGGCGGCCAAGGTGTCCAATACCTCCACCACCAGTTCCAGCGCCATTGGTGAGCTGTCTAACCAAGCCCAGCAACAATATCGGGCCCTGCTGGAGGCGGTGCAGCGGGTGCAAACCATGGCAGAAGCTAGCACGGACGTGACCCAAAACGCCCAGCAGGTGACCCAGGCGGTGCAACGAGCCACCAACACGATCCAGGAAGGCGATGCAGCCATGAACCGGACGGTGGATGCCATTCTGTCGATTCGGGACACGGTGGCGGAAACGGGGCGTAAGATTCGGGCCCTGAGCGAATCGTCCCAAAAGATCTCGAAGATCGTGAGCCTGATTGGCAACTTCACCACCCAAACCCAACTGTTGGCGCTGAATGCTGCCATTGAGGCAACGCGCGCCGGGGAATATGGTCGTGGCTTCACGGTGGTTGCCGATGAAGTGCGATCGCTCGCCCGCCAGTCGGCCGATGCCACCACGGAAATTGCGGCCCTGGTGGAAGAGATTCAGGCGGAAACCCAGGCGGTGGCCCAGGCCATGGAAGCGGGGATTCAGCAGGTGGTGGCGGGGACGAATCTGGTCAGCGATACCCGATCGAACCTGAGCGAAATTGTGGATGTGACGGCCCAAATTGGCCAGTTGGTGGAGGGCATTAACCAAGCCGCCGCCAGCCAAACCCAACAGGCCCAAGCGGTGGCCCACACGATGACGGAGGTGGCGACGATCGCCGATCGCACCTCTTCCAGTTCCGTGGCCCTGACCGCTTCCTTTGAGGATCTATTGGCCATGTCCCAAGAGCTGCAAGCCAGTGTGGGCCGGTTCAAGGTCAACTAA